One stretch of Prionailurus viverrinus isolate Anna chromosome C1, UM_Priviv_1.0, whole genome shotgun sequence DNA includes these proteins:
- the HTR1D gene encoding 5-hydroxytryptamine receptor 1D — translation MSLPSQSLKDLLQEASNRSLNATETPETWGPGTLRALKISLALLLSIITLATVLSNAFVLTTIFLTRKLHTPANYLIGSLAMTDLLVSILVMPVSIAYTITHTWSFGQILCDIWLSSDITCCTASILHLCAIALDRYWAITDALQYSKRRTAGRAAAMIATVWVISICISIPPLFWRQAKTHEEMSDCLVNTSQLSYTIYSTCGAFYIPSVLLIILYGRIYVAARNRILNPPSLYGKRFTTAHLITGSAGSSLCSLSSSLHEGHSHAAGSPLFFNHVKIKLADSVLERKRINAARERKATKTLGIILGAFIICWLPFFVASLVLPICRDSCWLHPALFDFFTWLGYLNSLINPIIYTAFNKEFRQAFQKVVHFRKAS, via the coding sequence ATGTCCCTGCCAAGCCAGTCACTGAAAGACCTTCTCCAGGAGGCCTCTAACAGATCCCTGAATGCTACAGAAACCCCAGAGACTTGGGGTCCAGGGACACTCCGGGCCCTCAAGatctctcttgctctgctcctttCCATCATCACACTGGCCACCGTCCTTTCCAACGCCTTTGTGCTTACCACCATCTTCCTCACCAGGAAGCTCCACACCCCAGCTAACTATCTCATCGGCTCCTTGGCCATGACGGACCTCTTAGTCTCCATCTTGGTCATGCCCGTCAGCATCGCCTATACCATCACCCACACCTGGAGCTTTGGCCAGATCCTGTGTGACATCTGGCTGTCTTCTGATATCACGTGCTGCACGGCCTCCATCCTGCATCTCTGTGCCATTGCCCTGGACAGGTACTGGGCCATCACTGACGCCCTGCAGTATAGTAAACGCCGGACAGCGGGCCGCGCGGCCGCCATGATTGCCACCGTCTGGGTCATCTCCATCTGTATCTCCATCCCGCCACTCTTCTGGCGGCAGGCCAAAACTCACGAGGAGATGTCAGACTGCCTGGTGAACACGTCTCAGCTCTCCTACACCATCTACTCCACGTGTGGGGCCTTCTACATCCCTTCTGTGTTGCTCATCATCCTCTATGGCCGCATCTACGTGGCCGCCCGGAACCGCATCCTGAATCCGCCTTCGCTCTATGGGAAGCGCTTCACCACGGCCCATCTCATCACGGGCTCTGCGGGGTCCTCgctctgctccctcagctccagcCTCCATGAGGGGCATTCCCATGCGGCTGGCTCCCCTCTCTTTTTCAACCACGTGAAAATCAAGCTGGCTGATAGTGTCCTGGAGCGGAAGAGGATTAACGCCGCTCGAGAGAGGAAAGCCACCAAAACCCTGGGGATCATTCTGGGGGCCTTTATCATCTGCTGGCTGCCCTTCTTTGTTGCATCTCTGGTCCTTCCCATCTGCCGGGACTCCTGCTGGCTCCACCCAGCGCTCTTTGACTTCTTCACCTGGCTAGGCTATTTAAACTCCCTCATCAATCCAATAATATATACTGCGTTTAACAAAGAGTTTCGGCAAGCATttcagaaagtggtccatttcCGGAAAGCCTCCTAG